In a genomic window of Aromatoleum aromaticum EbN1:
- a CDS encoding vWA domain-containing protein — translation MSSSRRLPVYLLIDTSGSMRGEPVESVNVGLRAMQTSLRQNPYAIETVHLSVTTFDSQIKDVLPLTALEDATIPEIVCPASGATLLGEALEHILDRAKKEVRQSSAEQKGDWAPLLFIMTDGKPTDTFVFNQVAPAIKAFKFGSIIACAAGPKADPAGLRLITDHVVSLDTMDSAAFTAFFQWVSVTVSSGSMSVGAANTLSLPPTPPEVNVVI, via the coding sequence ATGAGCTCTTCTCGTCGCCTTCCGGTCTATTTGCTCATCGATACCTCAGGTTCGATGCGTGGAGAACCTGTCGAATCCGTGAACGTCGGACTACGGGCCATGCAGACTTCGTTGCGCCAGAATCCTTACGCAATCGAGACTGTTCATCTTTCGGTCACGACCTTCGACTCCCAAATCAAAGATGTACTGCCGCTGACCGCCCTTGAGGACGCAACGATTCCGGAGATTGTCTGCCCGGCCTCTGGCGCCACCTTGCTTGGTGAAGCGCTCGAACACATTCTGGATCGAGCGAAGAAGGAAGTGCGCCAATCGAGCGCGGAACAGAAGGGGGATTGGGCCCCGCTGCTGTTCATCATGACCGACGGGAAGCCCACCGACACCTTCGTATTCAACCAGGTTGCACCGGCCATTAAGGCATTCAAGTTCGGTTCGATCATCGCCTGCGCAGCCGGCCCCAAGGCCGACCCTGCGGGCTTGCGACTCATCACTGATCATGTCGTCAGCCTCGACACCATGGATAGCGCTGCCTTCACCGCGTTCTTCCAGTGGGTTTCGGTCACGGTCAGCAGCGGCAGCATGAGCGTTGGCGCAGCGAATACGCTTAGCTTGCCGCCCACTCCCCCCGAAGTGAACGTGGTGATCTAA
- a CDS encoding phosphoribosyltransferase domain-containing protein, giving the protein MSAAVLAVGDAPRAIRSELPTGVLRLELEEGRSAFASLLDFAARANPKRAFLFLSKVLGKHYPSIPSEMVSVHRQLAATVPDAEGPVVFIGMAETATGLGQGVFEAWAHAHPGSNPLYLQSTRYRVPGAEWLGFDESHSHAPRLFLHLPQRDVDRATLAAATQVVLVDDELSTGNTFVNLVAALRRVMPALSRVHIATIADFTGDRRWLLSERMGIPCSIGGLLRGAWCFEHRDDAGPETLLTNSAAQCSAGHEVQLEDAGYGRLGRTTCVSLPKGLVERLAGEPVEGATLVLGTGEFMHAAFALGRALEARGVDVRVQSTTRSPILLWGAVGHILAVPDPYGEAVQNYLYNVRPGQYARVLICHETAPNDPLMQLATILGARLIHFTSDDHAEEIPVC; this is encoded by the coding sequence ATGAGTGCCGCGGTCTTGGCCGTTGGGGATGCGCCACGCGCAATCCGTTCGGAGCTTCCAACCGGCGTGTTGCGTCTCGAGCTCGAGGAGGGGCGATCTGCATTCGCCTCGCTCCTCGATTTCGCGGCAAGGGCAAACCCAAAGCGTGCGTTCCTCTTCCTGAGCAAGGTCCTTGGCAAGCACTACCCGTCGATCCCGAGCGAGATGGTGTCCGTGCATCGCCAACTGGCTGCTACGGTGCCCGATGCCGAAGGGCCCGTTGTGTTCATAGGCATGGCGGAAACCGCAACCGGACTGGGGCAGGGGGTTTTCGAGGCTTGGGCCCATGCGCACCCCGGCTCGAACCCGTTGTATCTGCAGAGCACACGCTATAGGGTCCCCGGGGCCGAGTGGTTGGGATTCGATGAGTCTCACAGCCACGCACCACGGCTATTCCTGCACTTGCCGCAGCGAGACGTCGACCGTGCGACGTTGGCCGCGGCCACCCAGGTTGTATTGGTGGACGACGAGTTGAGCACCGGCAACACGTTCGTGAACCTTGTTGCGGCTTTGCGTCGTGTCATGCCCGCGCTTTCTCGTGTGCATATCGCCACGATTGCGGATTTCACGGGAGACCGGCGGTGGCTGCTCTCCGAGCGCATGGGCATCCCTTGCTCAATCGGTGGCTTGCTGCGTGGCGCCTGGTGTTTCGAGCACCGCGATGACGCCGGGCCTGAAACTTTGCTCACGAACAGCGCCGCCCAGTGCTCAGCAGGGCATGAGGTGCAGCTCGAGGACGCCGGCTACGGTCGCCTGGGGCGCACCACCTGCGTGTCCCTACCGAAAGGGTTGGTTGAACGGTTGGCTGGTGAGCCGGTGGAGGGCGCCACCCTGGTCCTCGGTACGGGCGAATTCATGCATGCGGCCTTCGCACTTGGCCGGGCGCTTGAGGCGCGTGGCGTCGACGTGCGCGTCCAGTCCACCACCCGTTCGCCGATCCTGCTGTGGGGGGCGGTGGGGCACATCCTTGCGGTACCGGATCCCTATGGCGAAGCCGTCCAGAACTACCTCTACAACGTGCGCCCCGGGCAGTACGCCCGGGTGCTGATCTGCCATGAAACCGCGCCCAACGATCCGCTCATGCAGTTGGCGACGATCCTTGGCGCCCGCCTGATTCACTTCACCTCAGACGACCATGCTGAAGAAATTCCTGTTTGCTGA
- a CDS encoding VWA domain-containing protein yields MRRLPVYLLIDCSGSMMGEPIEAVKVGLQTMTSALRTDPYALETVHLSVITFSQQATQSVPLTELVQFQVPDIHASGTTALGEALALLAQCIERDVKKTTPDSKGDWKPVCFLLTDGQATDDLNRGIAALRNVKMGTLVACAAGPSANTAELRKITESVVSLDTADSNTLKAFFQWVSASVSVSSQKIERGGKEADGLSELPPLPPEINPAL; encoded by the coding sequence ATGCGTCGTCTTCCCGTGTACCTGCTCATCGACTGCTCCGGGAGCATGATGGGTGAGCCCATCGAAGCCGTAAAAGTCGGTCTGCAGACGATGACTTCCGCTCTGCGCACCGATCCGTACGCGCTTGAAACCGTGCATTTGTCGGTGATCACCTTTTCGCAGCAGGCGACGCAGAGCGTGCCGCTGACCGAGTTGGTTCAGTTCCAGGTACCGGACATTCACGCCAGCGGCACGACGGCACTGGGCGAGGCGCTGGCCTTGCTCGCGCAATGCATCGAGCGCGACGTGAAGAAGACGACCCCTGACAGCAAGGGCGACTGGAAGCCGGTGTGCTTCTTGCTGACCGACGGGCAGGCGACCGACGACTTGAACCGCGGCATCGCCGCCTTGCGCAATGTGAAGATGGGCACACTCGTAGCGTGCGCGGCAGGCCCTTCGGCCAACACCGCTGAGTTGCGCAAGATCACCGAGTCAGTGGTCTCTCTCGATACGGCCGATTCGAACACCCTGAAGGCCTTCTTCCAGTGGGTAAGCGCTTCGGTCTCCGTTTCGAGCCAGAAGATCGAGCGCGGCGGCAAGGAAGCGGACGGGCTCTCCGAACTCCCGCCGCTCCCGCCCGAAATCAACCCCGCACTCTGA
- a CDS encoding PP2C family serine/threonine-protein phosphatase has protein sequence MNYEQLCYLRTVIPCRDKEIFEAFDKAASLHAMIKAFEAEVRAAWKTFIHEQALKSSSTPAPNQYKKPAFEDFGAARAPEVSNSPQKLDSGLQQTEALPPVKVREPIEYRQNAESDAQSAPPPQNVPQLSAGSPKDHSGHAVSPKESPPSSPPPLSPAIRFSVRNARQNERYDAEIQRDPNVPGLRLLDVTLPEGAALTVDLEHWHITGTPAIAGEFNLGLRYAYADQPAHVSHTAGMPFVINADPKTLWQNIPSDRSAPFWKEDCATSVILGQQAKLIAARKRGRSHAHKGTCCDDDFQLHCDDANGWYLAVVADGAGSAKFSRRGSQVATRAVGSYLKDVFSDERGSKLVEAIEALAEGSRPDATNEDLIRLQQKTRNELFTTIGYAAHHAVRELQNEAKSRSDVISSPKELSTTLLIGLARKVGDKWFCAAYWVGDGAVAVYRRNHSVHLLGSPDSGEFSGQTHFLDATQVSQESLLRRLRFELVEDMTAFLLMTDGVSDPKFRSESAMAEIQDWDRLWDDLETGAHLSSSEEGHEARLLEWLDFWAHGEYDDRTIAIIY, from the coding sequence ATGAACTATGAACAGCTCTGCTATTTGCGGACCGTCATCCCCTGCCGAGACAAAGAAATATTTGAGGCGTTCGACAAGGCAGCAAGTCTGCACGCAATGATCAAGGCCTTCGAGGCGGAGGTACGCGCTGCCTGGAAAACCTTCATCCATGAACAGGCACTGAAGTCCTCTTCCACGCCCGCACCAAATCAATACAAGAAGCCGGCCTTCGAAGATTTTGGTGCTGCCCGGGCGCCCGAGGTGTCCAACTCGCCGCAGAAGCTCGATAGCGGACTCCAGCAGACTGAGGCATTACCTCCAGTAAAGGTCCGCGAACCCATCGAGTACCGCCAGAACGCTGAATCGGATGCACAGTCCGCCCCGCCCCCACAAAACGTTCCGCAACTCAGTGCCGGATCGCCAAAAGACCACAGCGGACATGCCGTATCGCCAAAAGAGTCACCTCCTTCAAGTCCGCCTCCGTTGAGCCCCGCCATTCGCTTCTCGGTTCGCAACGCACGGCAGAACGAACGCTACGACGCAGAAATTCAACGCGACCCGAATGTGCCGGGGTTGCGCTTGCTGGACGTAACCCTTCCTGAGGGTGCCGCGCTCACGGTCGACCTCGAGCACTGGCACATCACGGGCACGCCTGCGATCGCAGGGGAGTTCAATCTCGGGCTGCGCTATGCCTATGCCGATCAGCCCGCACACGTCTCGCACACCGCGGGAATGCCCTTCGTGATCAATGCAGACCCCAAGACCCTCTGGCAGAACATTCCATCAGATCGTTCAGCGCCCTTCTGGAAGGAGGACTGCGCCACGAGCGTTATCCTGGGTCAGCAGGCGAAGCTGATCGCAGCCCGTAAGCGGGGGCGTTCGCACGCCCACAAGGGCACGTGCTGTGACGATGATTTCCAATTGCATTGCGACGACGCAAACGGCTGGTATCTTGCGGTCGTGGCCGATGGTGCGGGCAGCGCCAAGTTCTCTCGCCGCGGCTCCCAGGTCGCGACCCGGGCGGTGGGCAGTTATCTGAAAGACGTATTCTCGGATGAGCGTGGATCGAAGCTTGTCGAGGCGATCGAGGCGCTTGCAGAAGGCAGCCGTCCTGACGCAACAAACGAGGACTTGATCCGGTTGCAGCAGAAGACCCGGAACGAGCTCTTCACAACGATCGGGTATGCCGCGCACCACGCCGTTCGCGAGCTCCAAAATGAGGCCAAGAGCCGAAGCGACGTCATTTCGTCCCCGAAGGAACTGTCGACCACATTGCTCATCGGTCTGGCTCGAAAGGTGGGCGACAAGTGGTTCTGTGCCGCCTACTGGGTTGGCGATGGAGCGGTTGCAGTCTATCGACGCAACCACTCGGTCCATCTGCTGGGGTCCCCGGATTCAGGGGAGTTCTCCGGTCAGACCCACTTCCTGGACGCCACCCAGGTGAGCCAGGAATCCTTGCTAAGACGCTTGCGCTTCGAATTGGTCGAGGACATGACAGCCTTCTTGCTGATGACAGATGGCGTCTCCGACCCCAAGTTTCGAAGCGAATCAGCCATGGCCGAGATTCAAGACTGGGACCGCCTCTGGGACGACCTTGAGACGGGCGCACATCTGTCCTCCAGCGAAGAAGGGCACGAGGCCAGGCTGCTTGAGTGGCTCGATTTCTGGGCCCACGGCGAATACGACGACCGCACGATTGCCATCATCTACTGA
- a CDS encoding TerD family protein — protein sequence MAVSLKKGQGISLRKDEFDLSSVTIGLGWDVATESRGLLKSLFTKKEEDYDLDAIAFLLGKDGKVQDLGRDRAGNVTLTNSDVIFFNNLRHPSGAIWLTGDNRTGDGDGDDEQIIVRLNDLHARYESIIFVVSIYQGKEKGQSFGKVSNAFIRAVDARGKEICRYNISGDASYSQYRSMTFAQVSRQGGAWEFRAIGTPHETDRFVDVLKNYI from the coding sequence ATGGCAGTGAGTCTGAAGAAGGGCCAGGGCATAAGCCTGCGCAAGGACGAGTTCGACCTCTCGAGCGTCACGATCGGGCTGGGATGGGACGTTGCGACGGAGAGCAGGGGACTGCTGAAGTCGCTGTTCACGAAGAAGGAAGAGGACTACGACCTTGATGCGATCGCCTTTCTGCTTGGAAAGGATGGCAAGGTGCAGGACCTGGGTCGCGATCGCGCCGGGAACGTAACACTCACGAACTCCGACGTGATTTTCTTCAACAACCTGCGCCATCCTAGTGGCGCAATCTGGCTGACAGGCGACAACCGGACCGGCGACGGTGACGGGGACGACGAGCAGATCATCGTCCGCCTGAATGACCTGCATGCACGCTACGAGTCGATCATCTTCGTGGTGTCGATCTATCAGGGAAAGGAGAAGGGCCAGAGCTTCGGAAAGGTCTCCAACGCCTTCATACGCGCCGTCGACGCACGAGGCAAGGAGATCTGCCGGTACAACATCAGCGGAGACGCTTCTTACTCACAGTACCGCTCAATGACCTTCGCGCAAGTGAGCCGGCAGGGCGGCGCTTGGGAGTTCCGTGCGATCGGCACGCCTCATGAGACAGATCGCTTCGTCGACGTCCTCAAGAACTACATTTGA
- a CDS encoding TerD family protein, translated as MAISLQKGQKISLSKEAGGTLTKVVMGLGWDAVKKEKKGLMGFLGGGGGGEQEIDLDASCLMFDERGQVTDSVWFRQLKSHDGSITHTGDNRTGAGDGDDEQIIVDLSRVPPQVKSLVFTVNSFTGQTFQQVANAYCRIVDASNNNEVARYNLSVQGNHTAQIMAKVYRHNGEWKMHAIGENGVGRTFNELMPQITPHL; from the coding sequence ATGGCAATCAGCCTTCAGAAAGGGCAGAAGATTTCTTTGAGCAAGGAAGCCGGCGGCACGCTCACGAAAGTCGTGATGGGTCTCGGCTGGGATGCAGTCAAGAAAGAAAAGAAAGGGCTGATGGGCTTTCTGGGTGGCGGCGGTGGCGGCGAGCAGGAGATCGATCTCGATGCTTCGTGTCTGATGTTTGATGAGCGGGGCCAAGTCACCGACAGCGTCTGGTTTCGCCAACTCAAGAGCCACGATGGGAGCATCACGCACACGGGCGACAACCGCACAGGCGCGGGCGATGGCGATGACGAGCAGATCATCGTGGATCTGTCGCGGGTTCCTCCCCAGGTGAAGTCCCTCGTGTTCACCGTGAATTCCTTCACCGGGCAGACATTCCAGCAGGTTGCCAACGCCTACTGCCGCATCGTTGATGCCTCCAACAACAACGAGGTGGCGCGTTACAACCTCTCTGTGCAGGGCAATCACACGGCACAGATCATGGCCAAGGTGTATCGCCACAATGGCGAATGGAAAATGCACGCGATCGGCGAGAACGGGGTGGGACGCACGTTCAACGAGCTGATGCCCCAGATCACGCCCCACCTGTGA
- a CDS encoding TerD family protein, with translation MAISLQKGGNISLSKEAPGMKKMIVGLGWDVRSTDGDGFDLDASAFLLNSTGKVQNDAGFIFYNQAKSSDGSIQHAGDNRTGDGEGDDESIIIELDKVPADIEKISVCVTIHDAEARRQNFGMVSSAYVRCVNAEGSAEIARFDLSEDASVETAMIFGEIYRHNGEWKFKAIGQGFAGGLGPLAKNFGVNV, from the coding sequence ATGGCAATCAGTCTGCAAAAAGGCGGCAATATCAGCCTCTCGAAAGAAGCCCCCGGCATGAAGAAGATGATCGTCGGCCTGGGTTGGGACGTCCGCTCCACCGATGGCGACGGCTTCGACCTCGATGCGAGCGCGTTCCTGCTCAACAGCACGGGCAAGGTGCAAAATGATGCCGGCTTCATTTTTTACAACCAGGCCAAGTCCTCTGACGGCAGCATTCAGCATGCCGGCGACAACCGCACGGGCGATGGTGAGGGCGATGACGAGTCGATCATCATCGAACTGGACAAGGTGCCGGCCGATATCGAGAAGATTTCGGTGTGCGTCACGATCCATGATGCGGAAGCGCGGCGCCAGAATTTCGGCATGGTCTCGAGCGCCTACGTGCGCTGCGTGAACGCCGAGGGGAGCGCGGAGATAGCCCGTTTCGACCTTTCCGAAGACGCCTCGGTTGAAACGGCGATGATTTTCGGTGAAATCTATCGGCACAACGGCGAATGGAAGTTCAAGGCGATCGGTCAAGGATTCGCTGGTGGTCTCGGCCCGCTTGCGAAGAACTTCGGTGTCAACGTCTAA
- a CDS encoding TerD family protein encodes MAISLQKGGNISLSKTTPNLKNVTIGLGWDARSTSGDDFDLDASIFMVGANGKVRSDSDFIFYGQLRSACGSVEHTGDNRTGDADGDDEAINVVLDKVPSDITRLVVAVTIHEADVRRQNFGMVHNAYIRVINSENDVELARFDLTEDASVETAMIFGEVYRHNGEWKLRAVGQGYAGGLHALAISHGVNVQ; translated from the coding sequence ATGGCAATCAGTTTGCAAAAGGGCGGGAACATCAGCCTTTCGAAAACAACCCCGAATCTGAAGAACGTAACGATCGGACTCGGCTGGGATGCTCGTTCGACCTCGGGCGACGACTTCGACCTCGATGCGAGCATTTTCATGGTTGGCGCCAATGGCAAAGTGCGCTCAGATAGTGATTTCATTTTTTACGGTCAGCTTCGGAGCGCATGCGGTTCGGTCGAGCACACGGGCGACAACCGGACCGGCGACGCCGATGGGGATGACGAGGCGATCAACGTCGTACTCGACAAGGTGCCGAGCGACATTACGAGACTGGTCGTGGCGGTCACCATCCATGAAGCTGATGTTCGTCGCCAGAACTTCGGCATGGTCCATAACGCCTACATCCGAGTGATCAACAGTGAGAACGATGTCGAGCTGGCTCGTTTTGATCTCACTGAGGACGCCTCGGTAGAGACAGCCATGATTTTCGGCGAAGTCTATCGCCACAACGGCGAATGGAAGCTACGTGCAGTCGGCCAGGGTTACGCCGGCGGCCTGCATGCACTGGCGATTTCGCACGGCGTTAACGTTCAGTAA
- a CDS encoding phosphatidylglycerophosphatase A, with protein sequence MKQPIPKGFLLSSPVHFVALGLGAGLSPRAPGTVGTLVGFPLFFLLSPLPLAAQVAALIVFFVGGCVLCEITGKALGVADHGGIVWDEIVAFCAVLMTVPNHWAWWATAFVAFRFFDIVKPMPIGWFDRRYKNGFGVMFDDVLAAGYAIACLAFAQALL encoded by the coding sequence ATGAAACAGCCGATCCCCAAAGGATTCCTCCTCTCGAGCCCCGTGCACTTCGTTGCGCTTGGACTTGGCGCCGGTCTGAGCCCGCGCGCCCCTGGTACGGTCGGCACATTGGTGGGCTTCCCGCTCTTCTTTCTCCTTTCTCCCTTGCCCCTTGCAGCACAGGTCGCAGCCCTGATCGTTTTCTTTGTTGGGGGGTGCGTGCTGTGTGAAATTACCGGCAAGGCACTCGGCGTGGCCGATCATGGCGGCATCGTGTGGGATGAAATTGTCGCGTTTTGCGCCGTGCTGATGACCGTGCCGAACCACTGGGCATGGTGGGCGACAGCTTTCGTAGCCTTCCGCTTTTTCGATATCGTCAAACCCATGCCGATCGGATGGTTCGACCGGCGATACAAGAACGGCTTTGGTGTGATGTTCGACGACGTGTTGGCGGCAGGCTATGCCATCGCATGTCTCGCCTTCGCCCAGGCCTTGCTCTGA
- a CDS encoding ATP-grasp domain-containing protein has product MKRVWFNKTFSSVHSALSLIRKGDAEARYRLLCSHPNPQSLALLAADDAATEPSGLTGEAYVGWCLAFCKEQRVDIFVPGKEATLIGRHAKRFLDQGVRVLSAAAPDTLERLHDKARFYAEACAPSAPSPELEVFEDAETFAAAYARMRERHEVLCMKPSVSVYGIGFRQITERKSAFDLMLDGNPYRIDLVSLREMLQRAGRFRPMLLMPFLAGHEFSVDCVALNGELVCAVARRKPLASGEGQTIVVREDILDACTHLIRQFALNGNVNIQFREGDQGLRILEINPRMSGGIAMACLAGPNLPYLGLVAFDQGLDAVAPGPIEGGLRVAEINQAVRLS; this is encoded by the coding sequence ATGAAGCGGGTTTGGTTCAACAAGACGTTCTCGTCCGTGCATTCGGCGCTCTCCTTGATTCGCAAGGGGGATGCCGAGGCCCGGTATCGATTGCTTTGCTCACACCCGAACCCGCAGTCTCTGGCTCTGTTGGCCGCCGATGATGCGGCGACAGAGCCCAGTGGGCTGACCGGTGAAGCTTACGTTGGCTGGTGTCTGGCTTTTTGCAAAGAGCAGCGTGTCGATATCTTCGTCCCCGGCAAGGAAGCCACGTTGATTGGTCGCCATGCAAAGCGGTTTCTGGATCAGGGGGTGCGCGTCCTTAGCGCTGCGGCGCCTGACACGCTTGAACGCCTGCACGATAAGGCCCGGTTCTATGCCGAGGCGTGCGCCCCCAGCGCACCCTCGCCCGAACTCGAAGTATTCGAGGATGCCGAAACCTTCGCCGCTGCATATGCACGCATGCGTGAGCGCCACGAGGTGCTGTGCATGAAGCCTTCGGTATCGGTCTACGGGATCGGGTTCCGGCAGATCACCGAACGGAAAAGTGCTTTTGACCTGATGCTCGACGGCAATCCGTACCGAATCGACTTGGTGTCACTGCGCGAGATGCTGCAACGGGCTGGGCGTTTTCGGCCGATGCTGCTGATGCCCTTCCTGGCGGGACACGAGTTCAGCGTCGACTGCGTGGCGCTCAACGGCGAGCTGGTGTGTGCTGTTGCTCGACGCAAACCTCTCGCCTCAGGGGAGGGGCAAACGATTGTGGTGCGGGAGGACATCCTGGATGCCTGCACGCACTTGATCCGGCAGTTCGCGCTTAACGGCAACGTGAATATCCAGTTCCGCGAGGGGGATCAGGGTCTCAGGATTCTTGAGATCAACCCTCGCATGTCGGGTGGTATCGCAATGGCGTGCCTCGCAGGGCCGAATCTCCCCTATCTGGGTCTCGTAGCCTTCGACCAAGGCCTTGATGCCGTTGCGCCGGGGCCAATCGAGGGTGGCCTGCGCGTAGCCGAGATCAACCAGGCGGTGCGCCTGTCATGA
- a CDS encoding TIGR00266 family protein, translating into MPIFTVTGDVDPFLHVSLRKGETIFCESDAMVMMEAPLDLTGSMQGGLVRAAMRRLANGESFFQQRIEAKRGDGDCLLAPNMPGGMQVLDVGARQYRMSDGAYVAATERIEVNARMQSLGNALFGGTGGFFIGETQGDGQVVVGGFGSLFTLDVAPGKDIVIDNGHVVAWDSTLRYEIAASTSQSQGLLRNLTNSVTSGEGVVLRFSGQGQVIVCSRNRQSFLAWLAEKLNVRS; encoded by the coding sequence ATGCCCATTTTTACCGTGACGGGTGACGTCGATCCTTTCCTGCACGTTTCACTTCGCAAAGGCGAGACGATCTTCTGCGAGTCCGACGCCATGGTCATGATGGAGGCCCCGCTCGATCTCACTGGGTCGATGCAAGGGGGTTTGGTCAGAGCCGCCATGCGACGCCTGGCCAATGGGGAGTCCTTCTTCCAGCAGCGCATCGAGGCCAAGCGCGGAGACGGCGACTGCTTGCTCGCCCCCAACATGCCTGGCGGCATGCAAGTGCTCGACGTGGGCGCACGGCAGTACCGGATGAGTGATGGGGCCTACGTGGCAGCTACAGAGCGGATCGAAGTCAATGCCCGCATGCAAAGCCTTGGCAATGCGCTCTTCGGTGGCACTGGTGGGTTTTTCATCGGTGAAACGCAGGGCGATGGACAAGTCGTCGTCGGAGGGTTTGGCTCGCTTTTTACCCTCGACGTCGCTCCCGGTAAGGACATTGTGATCGACAACGGTCACGTGGTCGCGTGGGACAGCACGCTGCGCTACGAAATCGCGGCGTCCACCTCGCAGAGTCAGGGCCTTCTGAGAAACCTCACCAACAGTGTCACCAGTGGAGAAGGCGTCGTGCTGCGCTTCTCAGGGCAAGGGCAGGTAATCGTTTGTTCGCGTAACCGTCAAAGCTTTCTCGCCTGGCTAGCCGAAAAACTCAACGTCCGTAGTTGA
- a CDS encoding TerY-C metal binding domain-containing protein: MRRLPIFFLVDVSESMAGDNLRQLQEGLERLVRSLRADPYALETVFISVIAFAGKPKTLTPLVELYQFYAPRLPLGSGTSLGSAMAHLMDEMERTVQRSTPEKKGDWRPVVYLLTDGKPTDDIEPAIKRWKRDFEERSNLVAIGVGKHASLSALQRFTENVLSLDATTEDDFKRFIDWISQSVASQSRSVSMNQDAKISLAKVDHSIMERIEEIAQATTVDEDFVIVAGKCQSTKLPYLMKFERIGQRFSTQELSVNADRYNLVGVFPAEKDYYELSDPRAMARTINTDALIGAPGCPHCGNRFGLAMCGCGQIFCVSGTGEATCPGCNQTVVMGESDGEGFDISRARG, translated from the coding sequence ATGCGACGCCTACCGATTTTCTTCCTGGTCGATGTGTCTGAGTCGATGGCCGGCGACAACCTTCGCCAGTTGCAAGAAGGCCTTGAGCGCCTGGTCCGCTCGCTACGGGCAGACCCGTATGCGCTAGAGACGGTCTTCATCTCCGTCATTGCCTTCGCAGGCAAGCCGAAGACCCTCACGCCGCTGGTCGAGCTCTACCAGTTTTACGCACCACGGCTTCCGCTGGGGTCCGGAACCTCTCTGGGCAGCGCCATGGCACACCTCATGGACGAGATGGAGCGCACCGTCCAGCGCTCCACGCCCGAGAAGAAGGGCGATTGGCGTCCTGTCGTCTACCTTCTCACCGACGGCAAGCCAACCGACGACATTGAGCCGGCAATCAAGCGCTGGAAGCGCGACTTTGAGGAGCGAAGCAATTTAGTGGCGATCGGCGTAGGCAAGCATGCCTCCCTGTCTGCGCTCCAGCGCTTCACAGAAAACGTCCTGAGCCTGGACGCGACCACCGAAGACGACTTCAAGCGCTTCATCGACTGGATCAGCCAGTCCGTTGCGAGCCAGAGCCGCAGCGTGAGCATGAACCAGGACGCGAAAATCAGCCTGGCCAAGGTCGATCACTCGATCATGGAGAGGATCGAAGAGATCGCTCAGGCCACCACCGTCGACGAGGACTTCGTGATCGTCGCGGGCAAGTGCCAATCCACCAAACTCCCGTACCTGATGAAGTTCGAGCGCATCGGGCAACGCTTCTCGACTCAGGAGCTGAGCGTAAACGCTGATCGCTACAACCTCGTGGGTGTCTTCCCGGCCGAAAAGGACTACTACGAGCTGTCTGATCCGCGAGCAATGGCCAGAACGATCAACACCGATGCTCTGATCGGGGCACCCGGGTGTCCGCACTGTGGGAATCGATTCGGGCTGGCCATGTGCGGCTGCGGCCAGATCTTCTGTGTCAGTGGAACCGGCGAGGCAACCTGCCCCGGCTGCAACCAGACCGTCGTGATGGGCGAGTCTGACGGTGAAGGCTTCGACATCAGCCGAGCGAGGGGCTGA